One stretch of Clavibacter michiganensis DNA includes these proteins:
- the def gene encoding peptide deformylase yields the protein MAVLPIRITGDPVLHAPAREVEAFDDDLRALVADMYDTMDEAPGVGLAAPQVGVPLRVFVYSYETDEGEPLRGVAVNPDLFITPVAVREADEDTEEEGCLSFPGERFPLVRADRAILRAVDLDGTPFEIEAAGWFARILQHEFDHLDGLLYTDRLAHEHRKPVAKVIRKSGWGVPGQSWLPGRDHLED from the coding sequence ATGGCCGTCCTCCCCATCCGGATCACCGGAGACCCCGTCCTGCACGCCCCGGCCCGCGAGGTGGAGGCGTTCGACGACGACCTGCGCGCCCTCGTGGCCGACATGTACGACACCATGGACGAGGCGCCGGGCGTGGGTCTCGCGGCGCCCCAGGTGGGTGTGCCGCTGCGCGTGTTCGTCTACTCGTACGAGACCGACGAGGGCGAGCCGCTGCGGGGCGTCGCCGTCAACCCGGACCTCTTCATCACGCCCGTCGCCGTGCGCGAGGCCGACGAGGACACCGAGGAGGAGGGCTGCCTCTCCTTCCCGGGCGAGCGCTTCCCGCTGGTGCGCGCCGACCGGGCGATCCTCCGCGCGGTCGACCTCGACGGCACGCCCTTCGAGATCGAGGCGGCCGGGTGGTTCGCGCGCATCCTGCAGCACGAGTTCGACCACCTCGACGGCCTGCTGTACACCGACCGGCTCGCGCACGAGCACCGGAAGCCGGTGGCGAAGGTCATCCGCAAGAGCGGCTGGGGCGTGCCCGGGCAGTCGTGGCTCCCGGGGCGCGACCACCTCGAGGACTGA
- a CDS encoding dipeptide ABC transporter ATP-binding protein produces the protein MSDVVSIRDLGVTFATDGGDVRAVDGVSLTVAPGEILAIVGESGSGKSVTARTILGLLPDTAVTAGAVLLSDRTGAGAVDVLSISADELRRARGRDVAMVFQEPSTALNPVHTVGWQIIEGLRAHGRVSKKEGRAKAIDILRRVGIPDPETRVDHYPHQFSGGQKQRVVIAMALVLDPGLIVADEPTTALDVTVQAEILDLLRRCRDEFGAAVILITHNMGVVADLADRVAVMYRSRLVEQADVATLFASPKEEYTRNLLASVPKLGEGVAATVERAAVRTRARAESATEAAPVVVAKGLEIEYPGRLGSPAFRAVKGVDLRIEAGEVLGLVGESGSGKTTIGRAIAGLTNVTGGSLQVLGTEMLGVRERDFRKLRADIGFVFQDPATSFNPRLTIAECVAEPLIVHGRAKSPQAARGRVDELLEAVQLPKAFGDRYPHELSGGQRQRASLARGLALEPSLLVADEPTSALDVSVQARVLELFAELQREFGFAALFISHDLAVVDLLADRIAVLYRGELVEEGTGAEVLGNPQHPYTQRLLASLPVPDPGEQAERRARLHALRAAERAAG, from the coding sequence ATGAGCGACGTCGTCTCGATCCGCGACCTCGGCGTCACCTTCGCGACCGACGGCGGCGACGTCCGCGCGGTCGACGGGGTGTCTCTGACCGTCGCACCCGGCGAGATCCTCGCCATCGTGGGGGAGTCGGGCTCGGGCAAGTCCGTCACCGCCCGCACGATCCTCGGCCTCCTGCCCGACACCGCCGTCACCGCCGGGGCCGTGCTCCTCAGCGACCGGACGGGGGCGGGCGCGGTCGACGTGCTCTCCATCTCCGCCGACGAGCTGCGCCGCGCGCGCGGCCGCGACGTCGCGATGGTGTTCCAGGAGCCGTCGACGGCGCTCAACCCCGTGCACACGGTGGGCTGGCAGATCATCGAGGGCCTCCGCGCCCACGGCCGCGTCTCGAAGAAGGAGGGCCGCGCGAAGGCGATCGACATCCTCCGCCGCGTGGGCATCCCCGACCCCGAGACCCGCGTCGACCACTACCCGCACCAGTTCTCCGGCGGGCAGAAGCAGCGCGTCGTCATCGCGATGGCGCTCGTGCTGGATCCGGGGCTCATCGTCGCCGACGAGCCGACCACCGCGCTCGACGTCACCGTGCAGGCCGAGATCCTCGACCTGCTGCGCCGATGCCGCGACGAGTTCGGCGCCGCCGTGATCCTCATCACGCACAACATGGGCGTCGTGGCCGACCTCGCCGACCGCGTGGCCGTCATGTACCGCTCGCGGCTCGTGGAGCAGGCCGACGTCGCCACGCTCTTCGCGTCGCCGAAGGAGGAGTACACGCGGAACCTGCTGGCCTCCGTCCCGAAGCTCGGCGAGGGCGTCGCCGCGACCGTGGAGCGCGCCGCGGTGCGCACCCGGGCGCGCGCGGAGTCGGCCACCGAGGCGGCGCCCGTCGTCGTCGCGAAGGGGCTCGAGATCGAGTACCCGGGGCGCCTCGGCTCGCCCGCCTTCCGCGCCGTGAAGGGCGTCGACCTGCGCATCGAGGCGGGTGAGGTCCTCGGGCTCGTGGGGGAGTCGGGCTCCGGCAAGACCACCATCGGGCGCGCCATCGCGGGACTCACCAACGTGACCGGCGGATCCCTGCAGGTCCTCGGCACCGAGATGCTCGGCGTGCGCGAGCGCGACTTCCGGAAGCTCCGCGCCGACATCGGGTTCGTGTTCCAGGACCCGGCGACGAGCTTCAACCCGCGCCTCACGATCGCCGAGTGCGTGGCCGAGCCGCTCATCGTGCACGGCCGCGCGAAGTCGCCGCAGGCCGCGCGCGGCCGCGTCGACGAGCTGCTCGAGGCGGTCCAGCTGCCGAAGGCGTTCGGCGACCGGTACCCGCACGAGCTCTCGGGCGGGCAGCGCCAGCGCGCGAGCCTCGCCCGCGGGCTCGCGCTCGAGCCGTCGCTGCTGGTCGCGGACGAGCCCACGAGCGCGCTCGACGTGTCCGTGCAGGCGCGCGTGCTGGAGCTCTTCGCCGAGCTGCAGCGCGAATTCGGGTTCGCGGCGCTGTTCATCAGCCACGATCTCGCCGTCGTCGACCTGCTCGCCGACCGCATCGCCGTGCTGTACCGCGGCGAGCTCGTGGAAGAGGGGACGGGCGCCGAGGTGCTCGGGAACCCGCAGCACCCGTACACGCAGCGTCTGCTGGCGTCGCTGCCCGTGCCGGACCCGGGCGAGCAGGCCGAGCGCCGCGCCCGGCTGCACGCGCTCCGGGCCGCCGAGCGGGCCGCCGGCTAG
- a CDS encoding D-isomer specific 2-hydroxyacid dehydrogenase family protein, with the protein MLPRTEEAYLEAVREAGGEVVELSEETRGIVWLSITRAAELTDTLAANPQVQWVQLPFAGVDAFAATLRECDRPDLVWTSAKGAYSEPVAEHALALTLATLRQLPERARATSWGSSAGLSLYRSEVVVVGAGGIALEYIRLLAPFDCSVTVVRRSGDPVEGADRTVTADRLDEVLPGADVVMLAAASTDDTAGLIGAAQLAAMKDTAVLVNIARGALIDPDALLDALRSGAIHGAGLDVTSPEPLPDGHPLFSEQRCIVTPHTADTPDMVRPLLAERIRLNTEAFLRTGDFVGIVEPSSGY; encoded by the coding sequence ATGCTGCCGCGCACCGAGGAGGCCTACCTCGAGGCCGTCCGCGAGGCCGGCGGCGAGGTGGTCGAGCTGTCGGAGGAGACCCGCGGCATCGTCTGGCTCTCCATCACCCGCGCCGCCGAGCTCACCGACACGCTCGCCGCCAACCCTCAGGTCCAGTGGGTGCAGCTGCCGTTCGCGGGCGTCGACGCCTTCGCCGCGACCCTCCGCGAGTGCGATCGGCCGGACCTCGTCTGGACGAGCGCGAAGGGCGCCTACTCCGAGCCGGTCGCGGAGCACGCCCTCGCGCTGACCCTCGCGACCCTGCGGCAGCTGCCGGAGCGCGCCCGGGCGACCTCGTGGGGATCCTCCGCGGGCCTGTCGCTCTACCGCTCCGAGGTCGTCGTGGTCGGCGCGGGCGGCATCGCGCTGGAGTACATCCGGCTGCTCGCCCCGTTCGACTGCTCCGTGACGGTCGTCCGCCGCAGCGGTGACCCCGTCGAGGGCGCCGACCGCACCGTCACGGCCGACCGGCTCGACGAGGTGCTCCCCGGCGCCGACGTCGTGATGCTCGCCGCGGCCAGCACCGACGACACCGCCGGGCTCATCGGCGCCGCGCAGCTCGCCGCGATGAAGGACACGGCCGTGCTCGTCAACATCGCCCGCGGCGCGCTCATCGACCCCGACGCTCTGCTCGACGCGCTGCGCTCGGGCGCCATCCACGGCGCGGGCCTCGACGTCACGTCGCCCGAGCCGCTGCCCGACGGCCACCCGCTGTTCTCCGAGCAGCGCTGCATCGTCACGCCGCACACCGCCGACACCCCGGACATGGTGCGGCCGCTGCTGGCCGAGCGGATCCGCCTCAACACCGAGGCCTTCCTCCGCACGGGGGACTTCGTCGGCATCGTCGAGCCGAGCTCCGGCTACTGA
- a CDS encoding glycosyltransferase yields MPNTSGQTPREPATPGRPLRILIGADTFPPDVNGAARFAERLAGGLVRRGHEVHIVAPAASRKHGTWTEVHDGQEMTAHRLRSWRWYPHDWLRFALPWNINRNSARILDAVQPDVVHFQSHIVTGRGLSIEAEKRGIRIVGTNHFMPENMLQHTLLPVAWQDKAISMAWKAARRTFGRAEAVTTPTRRAAQFLERYTGLQGVIAISCGIDAANYTPDFTPRTRNRIVFVGRVTGEKQIDVLLRAFAILPAPLDAELEIVGGGDQKTALEKLAADLGIADRTTFTGYVSDEELRRAYTRATVLAMPSIAELQSIVTMEAMASALPVVAADAMALPHLVHDGENGYLFRPGDVDDLAAKLQRVLELPDEELQRMKRESLAVVATHDIERTISTFESLYRGESVAAPVTDEARGVTDGSGAA; encoded by the coding sequence TTGCCGAACACCTCAGGGCAGACCCCGCGCGAGCCGGCGACCCCCGGTCGACCGCTGCGCATCCTCATCGGCGCGGACACGTTCCCGCCGGACGTGAACGGCGCCGCGCGCTTCGCCGAGCGCCTCGCGGGCGGACTCGTCCGCCGCGGCCACGAGGTGCACATCGTCGCGCCGGCGGCGAGCCGCAAGCACGGCACCTGGACCGAGGTGCACGACGGCCAGGAGATGACGGCGCACCGTCTGCGCAGCTGGCGCTGGTACCCGCACGACTGGCTGCGGTTCGCCCTGCCGTGGAACATCAACCGGAACAGCGCCCGGATCCTCGACGCCGTGCAGCCCGACGTCGTGCACTTCCAGTCGCACATCGTCACGGGCCGCGGCCTCAGCATCGAGGCCGAGAAGCGCGGGATCCGCATCGTCGGGACCAACCACTTCATGCCGGAGAACATGCTCCAGCACACGCTGCTGCCCGTGGCGTGGCAGGACAAGGCCATCTCCATGGCGTGGAAGGCCGCTCGCCGCACCTTCGGGCGCGCCGAGGCCGTCACGACGCCCACGCGCCGCGCCGCCCAGTTCCTCGAGCGCTACACGGGGCTCCAGGGCGTCATCGCCATCTCCTGCGGCATCGACGCGGCGAACTACACGCCCGACTTCACGCCGCGCACCCGCAACCGCATCGTGTTCGTCGGCCGGGTGACGGGGGAGAAGCAGATCGACGTGCTGCTGCGCGCCTTCGCGATCCTGCCCGCGCCGCTCGACGCGGAGCTCGAGATCGTCGGCGGGGGAGACCAGAAGACGGCGCTCGAGAAGCTCGCCGCCGACCTCGGCATCGCCGACCGCACAACGTTCACCGGCTACGTGTCCGACGAGGAGCTGCGCCGCGCCTACACGCGCGCGACCGTCCTCGCGATGCCGAGCATCGCCGAGCTGCAGTCCATCGTGACGATGGAGGCCATGGCCTCCGCGCTGCCCGTCGTGGCCGCCGATGCCATGGCCCTCCCGCACCTCGTGCACGACGGCGAGAACGGCTACCTCTTCCGTCCCGGCGACGTCGACGACCTCGCCGCGAAGCTGCAGCGGGTGCTCGAGCTGCCCGATGAGGAGCTCCAGCGCATGAAGCGCGAGAGCCTCGCGGTGGTCGCCACGCACGACATCGAGCGCACGATCTCGACGTTCGAGAGCCTGTATCGTGGCGAGTCCGTGGCCGCGCCGGTCACGGACGAGGCACGCGGCGTGACGGACGGCTCAGGCGCCGCCTAG
- a CDS encoding ABC transporter ATP-binding protein, with the protein MTHTPRDTGADGASAEPVLDARDLRLAYPARRGAETPPAVDGITLRIQPGEVLGVVGASGSGKSSLARVLAGLIPSGDEGAAVPRITGGDASVLGQGLRRMGRRARTRTTYGIGYVPQDAGTTLHPQLTASEAIAEPIFSRDRRFDSQVAARRVVTLLTALDLPPGTQDRYPHELSSGQRQRVALARALVLGPRLLIADEPTSGVDVMSRVAVLDLLRDLQSRGGFSALVVSHDLAVVERLTDRLAVLHRGTLVGYGAIDDVLADPTHPYVQGLAESRTAADAGREPAERDPDPAEPVVTLRSPEPPARVPHPRRPRT; encoded by the coding sequence ATGACGCACACCCCCCGAGATACCGGCGCGGACGGCGCATCCGCCGAGCCCGTGCTCGACGCCCGCGACCTGCGTCTGGCGTACCCCGCGCGCCGCGGGGCCGAGACGCCGCCGGCCGTCGACGGGATCACGCTGCGGATCCAGCCCGGCGAGGTCCTCGGCGTCGTGGGCGCGAGCGGATCCGGCAAGTCGTCGCTCGCGCGCGTGCTGGCGGGCCTCATCCCGTCGGGCGACGAGGGGGCCGCCGTGCCGCGGATCACGGGCGGCGACGCCTCGGTGCTCGGCCAGGGCCTCCGCCGCATGGGCCGCCGCGCCCGCACGCGCACCACCTACGGCATCGGCTACGTGCCGCAGGACGCCGGCACCACGCTGCACCCGCAGCTCACCGCCAGCGAGGCCATCGCCGAGCCGATCTTCTCCCGCGACCGCCGCTTCGACAGCCAGGTGGCCGCCCGCCGCGTCGTCACGCTCCTCACGGCGCTCGACCTCCCGCCCGGCACGCAGGACCGCTACCCGCACGAGCTCTCCAGCGGCCAGCGCCAGCGCGTCGCGCTCGCCCGCGCGCTCGTCCTCGGCCCGCGCCTCCTCATCGCCGACGAGCCGACCTCGGGCGTCGACGTCATGAGCCGCGTCGCCGTGCTCGACCTCCTGCGCGACCTCCAGTCCCGCGGCGGCTTCTCCGCCCTCGTGGTCAGCCACGACCTCGCCGTGGTCGAGCGCCTCACCGACCGCCTCGCCGTGCTGCATCGCGGCACCCTGGTCGGCTACGGCGCGATCGACGACGTGCTCGCGGATCCCACGCACCCGTACGTGCAGGGGCTCGCGGAGTCGCGCACCGCGGCGGACGCCGGCCGGGAGCCCGCGGAACGGGATCCGGACCCCGCCGAACCGGTCGTCACCCTGCGATCCCCTGAACCGCCCGCCCGCGTCCCGCACCCCAGGAGGCCCCGCACATGA
- a CDS encoding GDP-L-fucose synthase family protein, which yields MSAAPAAGASAADERDAVAFTPAPLDRSARVYVAGHRGLVGSAIVRRLEAEGFTDVIGRTSAELDLKDRDAVFAFFAAEKPVHVVLAAAKVGGILANSTYPVDFLSDNLRIQVNVLDAALAHGVDRLLFLGSSCIYPKLAAQPITEDSLLTGHLEPTNDAYAIAKIAGIMQIQAVRRQYGLPWISAMPTNLYGPGDNFSPQGSHVLPALIRRYDEARESGAESVTNWGTGTPRREFLHVDDMAAACLHLLEHYDGPEQVNVGTGSDVTIREIAETIARVVGYEGRTEWDTSKPDGTPQKLLDVSKLADAGWTSSIGLDEGLRSTVEWYREHITTLRE from the coding sequence GTGAGCGCGGCCCCCGCGGCCGGCGCGTCCGCCGCCGACGAGCGCGACGCCGTCGCCTTCACGCCCGCGCCGCTCGACCGCTCGGCCCGCGTCTACGTGGCCGGCCACCGCGGTCTCGTCGGCTCGGCCATCGTCCGCCGTCTCGAGGCGGAGGGCTTCACCGACGTCATCGGCCGCACGTCCGCCGAGCTCGACCTCAAGGACCGCGACGCGGTCTTCGCGTTCTTCGCCGCCGAGAAGCCCGTGCACGTGGTGCTCGCGGCCGCGAAGGTCGGCGGGATCCTCGCCAACAGCACGTACCCGGTCGACTTCCTCAGCGACAACCTGCGGATCCAGGTCAACGTGCTCGACGCGGCGCTCGCCCACGGCGTGGACCGCCTGCTGTTCCTCGGCTCCTCGTGCATCTACCCGAAGCTCGCGGCGCAGCCGATCACCGAGGACAGCCTCCTCACGGGTCACCTCGAGCCCACCAACGACGCCTACGCGATCGCGAAGATCGCGGGCATCATGCAGATCCAGGCCGTGCGCCGCCAGTACGGCCTGCCGTGGATCTCGGCCATGCCGACGAACCTCTACGGACCCGGCGACAACTTCTCGCCGCAGGGCTCGCACGTGCTGCCCGCGCTCATCCGCCGATACGACGAGGCGCGCGAGTCCGGCGCGGAGTCGGTGACGAACTGGGGCACGGGCACCCCGCGCCGCGAGTTCCTGCACGTCGACGACATGGCCGCCGCGTGCCTCCACCTGCTGGAGCACTACGACGGGCCCGAGCAGGTCAACGTGGGCACGGGCAGCGACGTGACCATCCGGGAGATCGCGGAGACCATCGCGCGCGTCGTCGGCTACGAGGGCCGCACCGAGTGGGACACCTCGAAGCCGGACGGCACGCCGCAGAAGCTGCTGGACGTGTCGAAGCTCGCCGACGCCGGGTGGACCTCCTCCATCGGGCTCGACGAGGGCCTGCGCTCCACGGTCGAGTGGTACCGGGAGCACATCACGACGCTGCGGGAGTAG
- a CDS encoding DMT family transporter — translation MPFDASPVLQAASLTPYQALGIPIALVGAVFLSLGAQLQSQGVAKMEARGKKSTAGLSLRQLGALLGRPSWVAGTVMLGLAIVFQLASLRLAPLIVVQPLGAVALVVTAVLNSRATGKRLDLKAKRAVALCIGGVGLFVVFAAVFAKETPIRTPELITILVILAVVLALLGGLFLYFRRHVRAIFYIISAGVLYGFVATLAKVVINRLTTGDFDVLTAVCIVALVAATLLGAYFVQTAYSSGPPDLVIAGLTVVDPLVAVCIGVTVLGEAADAPFYAGVAFLVAGAVAVVGVFQLAKHHPHAS, via the coding sequence GTGCCCTTCGACGCCAGCCCCGTTCTCCAGGCCGCCTCGTTGACCCCGTACCAGGCGCTCGGCATCCCGATCGCGCTCGTCGGCGCCGTGTTCCTGTCCCTGGGCGCGCAGCTGCAGTCGCAGGGCGTGGCGAAGATGGAGGCGCGCGGGAAGAAGAGCACGGCGGGCCTCAGCCTCCGCCAGCTCGGCGCGCTGCTCGGCCGCCCGTCGTGGGTCGCCGGCACCGTGATGCTCGGCCTCGCCATCGTGTTCCAGCTCGCGAGCCTGCGCCTCGCGCCGCTCATCGTCGTGCAGCCGCTCGGCGCGGTGGCGCTCGTGGTCACGGCCGTCCTCAACTCCCGCGCCACGGGCAAGCGGCTCGACCTCAAGGCGAAGCGGGCCGTCGCGCTCTGCATCGGCGGCGTCGGGCTCTTCGTGGTCTTCGCGGCCGTCTTCGCCAAGGAGACGCCCATCCGCACGCCCGAGCTCATCACGATCCTGGTGATCCTCGCCGTCGTGCTCGCGCTGCTCGGCGGCCTCTTCCTCTACTTCCGCCGCCACGTGCGCGCGATCTTCTACATCATCAGCGCGGGCGTGCTCTACGGCTTCGTCGCGACGCTCGCCAAGGTCGTCATCAACCGCCTCACGACGGGCGACTTCGACGTCCTCACGGCCGTGTGCATCGTGGCCCTCGTCGCCGCGACGCTGCTCGGCGCGTACTTCGTGCAGACGGCCTACTCGTCGGGACCGCCGGACCTCGTCATCGCGGGCCTCACGGTGGTCGACCCGCTCGTCGCCGTCTGCATCGGCGTGACCGTCCTCGGCGAGGCCGCGGACGCGCCGTTCTACGCGGGCGTGGCCTTCCTCGTCGCGGGCGCCGTGGCGGTCGTCGGGGTGTTCCAGCTCGCGAAGCACCACCCGCACGCGTCCTGA
- a CDS encoding lactonase family protein: MTPEEAAVPEVSMWAGGYTADAGGSGVGITALAVDPITGDLAVVGTAVETPSPSFLLAHGDMVYAVGEAADRVEAFRRGPGGSLQWAGGQPSGGSGPCHLHVVDGLLLTSHYGDGTVAVHPVSHDGTLGEAMQLLAAEGSGPRPQQDGPHAHATLHVGGGVVLSADLGTDAVHVHALRDGRLDRIGAVALPPGTGPRHMALLSSGRVLLVGELDGTLHALEGRGASWHLAASTACAAEPDARDSAAEVRVSSDERLAYVGLRGSDRIAVVGIAADGALAPVAAFDCGGATPRHHVVVDDGLHVANQGSGTVASFRLDPATGLPTAGPAVIAVPSPTYLLPVD, from the coding sequence ATGACGCCCGAGGAAGCCGCCGTGCCCGAGGTCTCGATGTGGGCGGGCGGCTACACCGCCGACGCGGGCGGATCGGGCGTCGGCATCACGGCCCTCGCGGTCGATCCCATCACGGGCGACCTCGCGGTCGTCGGCACGGCGGTGGAGACGCCGTCGCCCTCGTTCCTCCTCGCGCACGGCGACATGGTCTACGCGGTGGGAGAGGCGGCCGACCGCGTGGAGGCGTTCCGCCGGGGGCCGGGCGGCTCGCTGCAGTGGGCGGGCGGACAGCCGAGCGGCGGATCCGGCCCCTGCCACCTGCACGTCGTCGACGGCCTGCTCCTCACCTCGCACTACGGCGACGGCACCGTCGCCGTCCACCCCGTCTCGCATGACGGCACCCTCGGCGAGGCGATGCAGCTGCTCGCCGCCGAGGGATCCGGTCCGCGCCCCCAGCAGGACGGCCCGCACGCGCACGCGACGCTCCACGTCGGCGGCGGCGTCGTCCTCAGCGCCGACCTCGGCACCGACGCCGTCCACGTGCACGCGCTCCGCGACGGACGCCTCGACCGCATCGGCGCCGTGGCCCTCCCGCCCGGCACGGGGCCGCGGCACATGGCCCTCCTGTCGTCGGGCCGCGTGCTCCTCGTGGGCGAGCTCGACGGCACGCTGCACGCGCTCGAGGGCCGGGGCGCGTCCTGGCACCTCGCCGCATCCACCGCATGCGCGGCCGAGCCGGACGCGCGCGACTCCGCCGCCGAGGTGCGGGTGTCCTCCGACGAGCGCCTCGCGTACGTCGGCCTCCGCGGTTCCGACCGGATCGCGGTGGTCGGCATCGCCGCCGACGGCGCGCTCGCCCCCGTCGCCGCGTTCGACTGCGGCGGCGCGACGCCCCGCCACCACGTCGTCGTCGACGACGGCCTGCACGTGGCGAACCAGGGATCCGGCACGGTCGCGTCCTTCCGGCTCGACCCGGCGACGGGGCTGCCCACCGCCGGGCCCGCCGTGATCGCGGTGCCGAGCCCGACCTACCTGCTCCCCGTCGACTAG
- a CDS encoding acyltransferase family protein translates to MTSTRPTRTSRSTTVAPEGSRTRSFRGDIQGLRALAVVAVILDHLLAWPSGGFLGVDVFFVISGFIITSLLLRQHDKRGRISFAEFYRKRVKRILPASTAVLLVTVLASWMVFLSGRASAFAWDSVAAFFFVANWRFAATDTDYWAADSAVSPVQHYWSLGVEEQFYVVWPILLTLGLALSLRFRGPGRYRGILTAILVVITAGSFAWAMADTAGNAAVAYFSTLSRAWELGVGALLAVATPLLRRIPDAVRPVMAYAGLAVIAYGLFALSSASPIPAPGSAIPVVGAALVIAGGTGGAQRFLWPLTNPVSRYLGDISYSLYLWHFPVIVILAAVSDTAGLGYPVIVLVLTLGLSVLSYHGLEDPIRRSDWLEPGAAARRKKRRSRRRPGFGASTGTKVAALGTAALLTVTFISLAVVRQQEIQEASRIAPGPAASGEEDPGDPAVLAAGDLGALQVQIRDALAATSWPALDPAIDGLEKSAVPVEDGQGCGRTDVANPRSCSFGDSRKPTIMVLGDSTGITLLPTVRAMFEATHHIRGLTFAGCAVMDVQWDFPDASTKGGCLDFRTQAIAAIQEEKPEILFVSNSYGQVLKLASKATGDDAVAEWSAGVQSTVGQVRDSVGKVVLVSSPPTGQPLETCATKVSTPADCQATIPGAWKVGDRSQEDAARALGIAYVDTSSLFCWEERCPSFVGSTPTKRDSVHTTPQYAAVITPAFRQMLDEALAGAPA, encoded by the coding sequence ATGACGAGCACGCGACCCACCCGCACGAGCCGATCCACGACGGTCGCGCCGGAGGGATCCCGCACGCGCTCGTTCCGCGGCGACATCCAGGGCCTCCGCGCCCTCGCCGTGGTCGCCGTCATCCTCGACCATTTGCTCGCCTGGCCGTCCGGCGGCTTCCTCGGCGTCGACGTCTTCTTCGTGATCTCGGGCTTCATCATCACGTCGCTCCTGCTGCGGCAGCACGACAAGCGCGGCCGGATCTCGTTCGCCGAGTTCTACCGCAAGCGCGTCAAGCGCATCCTGCCGGCCTCGACCGCCGTGCTCCTCGTCACCGTGCTCGCCAGCTGGATGGTGTTCCTCTCCGGCCGCGCGTCCGCGTTCGCGTGGGACAGCGTCGCCGCGTTCTTCTTCGTCGCCAACTGGCGCTTCGCCGCGACCGACACCGACTACTGGGCCGCCGACAGCGCCGTCTCGCCCGTCCAGCACTACTGGTCGCTCGGCGTGGAGGAGCAGTTCTACGTCGTCTGGCCGATCCTCCTCACACTCGGCCTCGCGCTCTCCCTGCGCTTCCGTGGGCCCGGCCGCTACCGCGGGATCCTCACCGCGATCCTCGTCGTCATCACGGCGGGATCCTTCGCGTGGGCCATGGCCGACACCGCGGGCAACGCCGCCGTCGCCTACTTCTCCACGCTCTCCCGCGCGTGGGAGCTCGGCGTCGGGGCGCTCCTCGCCGTCGCCACGCCGCTGCTGCGCCGCATCCCGGACGCCGTGCGGCCGGTCATGGCATACGCCGGCCTCGCCGTCATCGCCTACGGCCTCTTCGCCCTCAGCAGCGCGTCGCCCATCCCCGCGCCCGGATCCGCCATCCCGGTCGTCGGCGCCGCGCTCGTCATCGCCGGCGGCACGGGCGGCGCGCAGCGCTTCCTCTGGCCGCTCACGAACCCCGTCTCGCGCTACCTCGGGGACATCTCGTACTCGCTCTACCTCTGGCACTTCCCGGTCATCGTGATCCTCGCGGCCGTCTCCGACACCGCCGGGCTCGGCTACCCGGTCATCGTGCTCGTGCTCACCCTCGGCCTCTCGGTGCTCTCGTACCACGGCCTCGAGGACCCGATCCGCCGCTCGGACTGGCTCGAGCCCGGTGCCGCCGCGCGCCGGAAGAAGAGGCGTTCGCGCCGCCGCCCCGGCTTCGGGGCGTCGACGGGCACGAAGGTCGCGGCCCTCGGCACGGCCGCGCTGCTGACGGTCACCTTCATCAGCCTCGCCGTCGTGCGACAGCAGGAGATCCAGGAGGCCTCGCGCATCGCGCCGGGCCCGGCCGCGTCCGGCGAGGAGGACCCGGGAGACCCCGCCGTGCTCGCGGCCGGCGACCTCGGCGCGCTGCAGGTCCAGATCCGCGACGCCCTCGCCGCCACCAGCTGGCCCGCGCTCGACCCCGCGATCGACGGCCTGGAGAAGTCCGCCGTGCCCGTCGAGGACGGCCAGGGCTGCGGCCGCACCGACGTGGCGAACCCGCGCTCCTGCTCCTTCGGCGACAGCCGGAAGCCCACGATCATGGTCCTCGGCGACTCGACCGGCATCACCCTGCTGCCCACGGTGCGCGCCATGTTCGAGGCGACGCACCACATCCGCGGGCTCACCTTCGCCGGCTGCGCCGTCATGGACGTCCAGTGGGACTTCCCCGACGCGTCCACCAAGGGCGGATGCCTGGACTTCCGCACGCAGGCGATCGCCGCGATCCAGGAGGAGAAGCCGGAGATCCTGTTCGTCAGCAACAGCTACGGGCAGGTCCTCAAGCTCGCGTCGAAGGCCACGGGCGACGACGCGGTGGCGGAGTGGTCCGCGGGCGTGCAGAGCACGGTCGGCCAGGTGCGCGACAGCGTCGGGAAGGTCGTCCTCGTCTCGTCCCCGCCGACCGGCCAGCCGCTCGAGACGTGCGCGACGAAGGTCTCCACGCCCGCCGACTGCCAGGCCACGATCCCCGGCGCCTGGAAGGTGGGCGACCGCTCCCAGGAGGACGCGGCCCGGGCGCTCGGCATCGCCTACGTCGACACCTCGTCGCTGTTCTGCTGGGAGGAGCGCTGCCCGTCCTTCGTCGGCAGCACGCCCACGAAGCGCGACAGCGTGCACACCACCCCGCAGTACGCGGCCGTGATCACCCCGGCGTTCCGGCAGATGCTCGACGAGGCGCTGGCGGGCGCGCCGGCCTGA